A DNA window from Anas acuta chromosome 4, bAnaAcu1.1, whole genome shotgun sequence contains the following coding sequences:
- the LOC137856318 gene encoding interleukin-8-like, whose amino-acid sequence MAAWAALLLGVLLATHRPGGAALLEANGNLSCRCAKTTAAFIHPSKYESVEVRPVGSSCRRLEVVIKLKSLERVCVDPNAPWVKKLLQDLPKLRKKAAPP is encoded by the exons ATGGCAGCGTGGgcggccctgctgctgggggtgctgctggcgaCCCACCGCCCCGGGGGTGCAG ccctcctggAAGCCAACGGCAACCTGAGCTGCCGCTGCGCCAAGACCACGGCCGCCTTCATCCACCCCTCCAAGTACGAGAGCGTCGAGGTCCGGCCGGTGGGGAGCAGCTGCCGGCGCCTGGAGGTGGT GATTAAGCTAAAATCCCTCGAGAGGGTCTGCGTGGATCCCAACGCCCCCTGGGTGAAGAAACTCCTGCAGGACCTCCCAAAGCT gaggaagaaagcTGCTCCTCCCTGA
- the LOC137856316 gene encoding C-X-C motif chemokine 2-like has product MRLLPAALALALLLSSLVPGDGLSLESLLTNKRCKCIKSTAQVISLGLILAIDVTPPGIHCRRKEIILSLTRSRKVCVAPEAPWIQLLIHKLTQRNGSRKEAAARSRRDAERRPLAP; this is encoded by the exons ATGCGGCTGCTGCCGGCGGCGCTGgccctggccctgctcctgAGCAGCCTGGTGCCGGGGGACG GGCTGTCGCTGGAGAGCCTGCTGACCAACAAGAGGTGCAAGTGCATCAAATCGACCGCCCAGGTCATCAGCTTGGGGCTGATCCTCGCCATCGACGTTACGCCGCCGGGCATCcactgcaggaggaaggagatcAT CCTGTCCCTGACGAGGAGCAGGAAGGTGTGCGTGGCCCCCGAGGCGCCCTGGATCCAGCTGCTCATCCACAAGCTGACGCAGAGGAatggcagcaggaaggaggcGGCGGCGCGGTCGCGGAGGGATGCGGAGAGGCGGCCGCTGGCCCCCTGA
- the LOC137856317 gene encoding growth-regulated alpha protein-like, which yields MHSSARRGTGATVLLGLLLLVMMMMSRSAHAAILEVNGNLSCRCVKTTSDYISPKRYESIEIRPVGSTCRRTEIIIKLRTSSKVCVNPEAPWVKKLLKRIASTKKK from the exons ATGCACTCATCAGCCCGGCGGGGAACCGGAGCCACcgtgctcctggggctgctgctgctggtgatgatgatgatgtcCCGCTCGGCCCATGCAG cCATCCTGGAAGTGAACGGGAACCTGAGCTGTAGGTGCGTAAAGACAACTTCAGACTACATCAGCCCAAAGAGATACGAAAGCATTGAAATAAGACCCGTGGGAAGCACCTGCAGGCGTACAGAGATCAT CATTAAATTAAGAACCTCGTCAAAGGTGTGCGTGAACCCCGAGGCCCCTTGGGTAAAGAAACTACTGAAGCGCATTGCGAGCAC gaagaaaaaataa